The following is a genomic window from Deltaproteobacteria bacterium.
CTTCTTCACGTTCTTTCTCACGTTCTTCGCGTTCTTTTTCGACATTTACCTGCTCTTGCTCACGCGCTCGTTCATCGTTAGCTTCGCGCTCTTCACGCTCTACTTGCTCGCCGAGGGTCCACTCTTCTTTCTGTGCACGCTTCTCAGCTCGCTTTTCTTTAAGCTCTGCTCGCCGCTCTTTGAGTGCCTGGCTGCGTTCTCGAAACATCACGAGAGAGCCTTGCGCCTTGAGTGCGCTGCGGCGAATCATGCCCGCGCCCTGCAAACCGATGTTCCCAACGATCCCATCGAAGGTAAGTGCCATCGAAATCAATACCATCGCTCCAGAGACAATGACTGAACCCACCAAAGCAAGGTGCTGATAAAGCATCTGTCCAAGAACAGCACCCACAACGCCTCCCGGCGGATAAGGTCTGGCTTGGCCTGCAAGAACGAGGTGAGCAAAAGTTCCCACCGACACCATGAGTAATAAGCTGCCTATAGCCTCACGTACGCCCGGAATAAGTCGTTTACCAAAAAGGGCCCGCCAACCTGCGATCAACAAGCCTGCACCAAAGGGAAAAGCTCCCATGCCCATAATTTGGAGCAGTAAATCAGCCCAATAACCACCCGCGGTGCCGATCCAGTTACGGACCACTTCGCCGCCACCAGCATTAAGAGATGCGTCGCCGGGGTGATAACTCGCCAGTGCCAGTAGAGTGAGTAAACCCACGCAACCTAAAATCACCGAGCCGGCCTCGTTTTGCATTTGGCCTGTTCCGAGTAATTTAGGCGAATCTTGCTCTTTTTTGCGCTTAGGAGCCTGTCGTTTTTTAGTCGCTCGGCCGCGTGCCGTCGTGGTTGCCATTTACTTCACCCTCCGCAGGGAACTCAAAAGTCGCGCGTTTGGTCACATCTTCCAAATTTAGCGACGTATTCCTTAGTAGCTGAAATGTTAGGCCCGAGAGCCTCTATCGTCAAAAATCCCGCGGGACCGGTTTTTATTCCAAAGCCTGAGAATTAGGGCTCTCAGCCACTCCTGCACGGACAATTCTTCAAGAAGTTTTAAAAGCCGATCGGCCCAGACATGGCGAATAAAATTCAAATAATGAGATCGGGAAGGAATCTATAGACTCTGCTTGACAGCCCCAGGGCCCGCCGCCTATACCCGCCCTCACGGGAAGAATAATTCCCAGCGGCGTAACAAAATGTTACGTCCCAGTCGCATGCAGCCGTAGAGTTGCAACAGCCTTCAGTTTTGGACCGAACGGCTGAGTCATAGCGACTCACAAGGCGCTGGATTCTAGGCTATCTCGGGGGTAGTCTGAAGGCCAAGTAACAGAGGATAGGGTTATGAAAATCTATCGTAAAGTCATTCCAAGGATCTCCAAAGATGTGATCCGTGCTCTTCTTGCTAATCGATGTATCGAAGTAGAAGAGGGTCGCCGAGACGAAGCAGAACTTGATATTGCGGGCGTATTTGTACGTTACCTCAATGCACTCGACCAGCTCAGCGAAGATGCGCAAGATGCGATTATTCGTCATAAGCTTACTCGTGCAGCCTACAACCAAGTTCGCGAGACGCTTGCGAAAAAGCGCGGTCTTGCAATTGGTAAAGATGCGCTTGAGCACCTTCTCTCAGAAGTCATCAACGGGCTTTTCGATTCTAAGCAAATCCTTGAAGTGTTTGCTGAAGACGAAGAAATCCGCACGATGATTGAATCTGCAATCGGTAAGTATCTTGGTGTGGATGAAGAACTCGACCGCGAAGTGCGCCATCGTTTGAAGCACTTCCGTGAAGGTACCGCTGAATGGGAAGTTGAGTACGCTCAGCTGATCAATCAGATGCGTTATTCTAAGCAAGCCAATTGATTCGACTCTGCCCGCAAACGATTCTTTTTAGAAGGTTTGCGGGTCGTCTGGATTATCTCCAAAAATAAGCAATACCCCAAACATCATCAGGGTTCCGACGGCATACGACGCCGCAATGGGCCATCCCGCGGAATATCCCAAATAACCAGCTAAGCCTGCTGCGCCCATGGATACCAGGGCATAAGAAAGTTGCGTCTTCACATGAGCCACGTGTGGGCAGCCACATGCCGTCGAGGATAAGACTGTCGTATCTGAAATCGGTGAACAATGATCACCCCAAATCGCACCATCAAGCACAGCACCCATACAAACCATAAAGACCAGTGGATCGCCGCTTAGAATAACCGAGAGCGGCGCTGCTACTGGCAAAACCAAAGCCATCGTTCCCCACGAAGTTCCAGTGCTAAATGCGATGGCTCCCGAAAGTAGAAAAACAACCAGCGGTAAAAATAAGACCGAAAGACTGTTTCCAATCAGTCCGACCAAAGCCAAGCCAGTTCCCAAATCATCGCAGAGTCCCTTGGTCACCCAAGCCAGTACCAAAATCG
Proteins encoded in this region:
- a CDS encoding DUF507 family protein, with the translated sequence MKIYRKVIPRISKDVIRALLANRCIEVEEGRRDEAELDIAGVFVRYLNALDQLSEDAQDAIIRHKLTRAAYNQVRETLAKKRGLAIGKDALEHLLSEVINGLFDSKQILEVFAEDEEIRTMIESAIGKYLGVDEELDREVRHRLKHFREGTAEWEVEYAQLINQMRYSKQAN